From the Mauremys mutica isolate MM-2020 ecotype Southern unplaced genomic scaffold, ASM2049712v1 000503F_np12_obj, whole genome shotgun sequence genome, one window contains:
- the LOC123357302 gene encoding blue-sensitive opsin-like: protein MHKTRDLRDDLPEDFFIPVPLDTNNLTALSPFLVPQTHLGSPVIFMGMSAFMFLLIVLGVPINVLTVFCTAKYKKLRSHLNYILVNLAVANLLVICVGTTTAFYSFSHMYFALGPMACKIEGFAATLGGMVSLWSLAVVAFERFLVICKPLGNFTFRGTHAIIGCLLTWVFGLVASAPPLFGWSRYIPEGLQCSCGPDWYTTNNKWNNESYVIFLFCFCFGVPLSVIVFSYGRLLLTLRAVAKQQEQSATTQKAEREVTKMVVVMVAGFLVCWLPYASFALWVVTHRGEPFDVRLASVPSVFSKASTVYNPVIYVFMNKQFRSCMLKLVFCGRSPFGEDDDVSGSSQATQVSSVSSSQVSPA from the exons ATGCACAAGACCCGCGACCTGCGGGACGACCTCCCGGAGGATTTTTTCATCCCGGTGCCTCTGGACACAAACAATCTGACGGCGCTGAGCCCGTTCCTGGTGCCGCAGACACACCTGGGCAGCCCGGTCATCTTCATGGGCATGTCAGCCTTCATGTTCCTGCTCATCGTGCTGGGCGTGCCCATCAACGTGCTCACCGTCTTCTGCACCGCCAAGTACAAGAAGCTGCGCTCCCACCTCAACTACATCCTGGTCAACCTGGCCGTGGCCAACCTGCTGGTCATCTGCGTGGGCACCACCACGGCCTTCTATAGCTTCTCCCACATGTACTTCGCCCTGGGCCCCATGGCCTGCAAGATCGAGGGCTTCGCTGCCACgctggggg GCATGGTGAGTCTCTGGTCTCTGGCCGTCGTGGCCTTCGAGCGATTCCTGGTGATCTGCAAACCCCTGGGGAACTTCACGTTCCGCGGCACCCACGCCATCATCGGCTGCCTCCTCACCTGGGTCTTCGGCCTCGTGGCCTCTGCACCCCCCCTCTTCGGATGGAGCCG GTACATCCCCGAGGGGCTCCAGTGCTCGTGCGGCCCCGACTGGTACACGACCAACAACAAGTGGAACAACGAGTCCTACGTGATCTTCCTCTTCTGCTTCTGCTTCGGGGTCCCCCTCAGCGTCATCGTCTTCTCCTACGGCCGCCTGCTGCTGACGCTGCGAGCC GTGGCCAAGCAGCAGGAGCAGTCGGCCACGACGCAGAAGGCCGAGCGGGAGGTGACcaagatggtggtggtgatggtggccGGGTTCCTGGTGTGCTGGCTGCCCTACGCCTCCTTCGCGCTGTGGGTCGTGACGCACCGTGGGGAGCCCTTCGACGTGCGCCTGGCCTCTGTGCCCTCCGTCTTCTCCAAAGCCTCCACCGTCTACAACCCCGTCATCTACGTCTTCATGAACAAGCAG TTCCGCTCCTGCATGCTGAAGCTGGTGTTCTGCGGCCGCAGCCCCTTCGGGGAGGACGACGACGTCTCGGGGTCCTCGCAGGCCACCCAGGTCTCCTCCGTCTCCTCCAGCCAGGTGTCCCCGGCGTAG